The nucleotide sequence ATAGATGCCGGGTGCGCGCAGGGTGCCGAGAGCCCGCTCGTCATCGTCTACGGGCACCACATGTCCGACGGCACCATGTTCGCGCCGCTCGCGCAGTACTCGTCGCGCGACTTCGCCGAGGGGCACCGCACCATCCGGATCTACACCCGCGAGAAGGCGATCGAGCTCAAGGTCTTCGCGGCCGACGTGGTCGACGCGAGCTCGGAGGGCAAGCGGACCGACTTCGCCGACGCGGCGGAGCTCGCCGCCTACCTCGGGGACAAATTGTCCCGGTGCGAGGTCGTCCTGGAAGAGCCGGCGGACATCGCGCAGGCCTGGGCCTTCGTGACGTGCAGCTACCAGACGAGCAACTCGCGCACCGTCGTCTACGCGAAGGAGGTGGAAGGATGGGATTCGCGCCCTTCGGAATAGGGCTCCTCATGGGGCTCCTCACGCTCACGGCCTACGCCTGCTGCGCAGCCGGCGACGACGACCGGGACTAGCCGTGGGAAATCGAAATCGCACAACGGAAAGAGGCGGGCAATTGCCCGCCTCTTCTCACATCACCCACTTGAACACGGCACGGAACAGCCAGACGAAAAAGCCCAGCGTGACCTTAAGCGCCGCCATGAGGAACCTACCAAGCCTCTTCATCGACGTCACCCCAATCTTCCTTGACCTTGCGGGCGCCCTCGTCGGCGCCCTCCTCCTTCTCTTGCGCGAGCAGCCTCGCCAGCTCGTCG is from Varibaculum massiliense and encodes:
- a CDS encoding class B sortase gives rise to the protein MNKGKAATALAIAVALLAMGALAVLPLSERNPYEVHEVPTAEEDATMEAQETGGGIDWDALPASVVAWVRVPGTTVDYPIVQGRPESPDFYLTHDAGGERSAWGAPYIDAGCAQGAESPLVIVYGHHMSDGTMFAPLAQYSSRDFAEGHRTIRIYTREKAIELKVFAADVVDASSEGKRTDFADAAELAAYLGDKLSRCEVVLEEPADIAQAWAFVTCSYQTSNSRTVVYAKEVEGWDSRPSE